In Lodderomyces elongisporus chromosome 1, complete sequence, a genomic segment contains:
- the EPL1 gene encoding Enhancer of polycomb-like protein 1 (BUSCO:EOG09263L7Y), producing the protein MAIPPGKNDSKSKQHAAGARFRQRKISVKQPLHIYKQKDLPSLDASELEPSQVHHLHSSNNIGQPPRDIHAVETGVDKNEEEEVHLQKVINAAQRALSSLSANNLKDSTNNDNDNNNNNNNNNNNNNSNVNEKDLYIPTPDASKTWADAKKYYEDQSFKQPESYIKFSATVEDTVGVEYNMDEEDETFYNEVLSKIAPLGIKKKADQSSQKCSELEFETVCDRFEKTIESRQPFLSMDPSNILSYEEISGYIIDQFQCTVKTSNPYVETSGGNLEYLSTSTLKERLSKEINFKPYTTIFDKDQQHTNPVRPITKLLEHFGKPIYEHWKNRKIARKGRSIQPTLRFEDPNANEKDNDNDPYICFRRREFRQIRKTRRADTVGAERIRLLQKSLHRARDLIMGVCERELLNLNNLSAEAEIFKVRCQAKGVKRELGIKGDDYLYFPHKKRKLVKAKEEEEEKEKEKRKEKKKQETEAAAEKKQQQSQQSQQQQQQQQQQSQQQSSPQQSQQQQSPQQSQQQQPQQSQQSQQQEGAASNQPYIKLPAAKVPDMDLVTVSVVLKEKNDTIKRAVFEKLRKRKEQDKGFINLTDDPYEPIFDISTNDHAVDTTRIPYSSIAATNFYQFNTSNYLSESLKSFLKDSKPLPGVRTFKGNEGELVPTKAFPHISSLLHEKLSNNQYTSTSYIAKLLRNIETNNYDNYSHGFIKESLAEAKQQEEENARLSEPIFRMRKRAGRANRMFIDRRGQPKALDVVDEFMNIPEEDESLNVYENQTDAIKRLKSNWRFDSDMPELQKGEYDPFSLDPSRLNNISDDTQAIRFGSMLLSKSYGLLKESVQQKQQSYVQQQRMRALQQQQQLANRQSQQAAIAAAANKNSNNSSQQRLSQASQARKSPQPSSASASTQKKLSSNANQTKISSNSNLANSKQSSTAQTLINKATSPSAPAPSAPTPASSQTAAPSPAARVPPAPARIH; encoded by the coding sequence ATGGCCATACCACCAGGAAAAAATGACAGTAAATCTAAACAACATGCAGCTGGTGCGAGATTCCGTCAACGGAAAATCTCCGTTAAACAACCACTCCATATTTACAAGCAAAAAGATTTACCTTCACTAGATGCTTCAGAACTAGAACCCAGTCAAGTCCACCACCTACATAGCAGCAACAATATCGGACAACCACCACGAGATATTCATGCTGTCGAGACCGGTGTTGACaagaatgaagaagaagaggtgCATCTACAAAAGGTAATCAATGCGGCTCAGCGAGCATTATCGAGTCTAAGTgcaaacaatttaaaaGATTCCACTAATAACGACAAcgataacaacaacaacaacaataataataataataataacaacagtAATGTTAATGAAAAGGATTTATATATCCCAACGCCAGATGCGTCCAAGACCTGGGCTGATGCTAAGAAGTACTATGAGGATCAGAGTTTTAAACAACCTGAGTCCTATATCAAGTTTAGCGCCACAGTGGAGGACACCGTTGGTGTTGAGTACAATATGgacgaagaagatgaaacaTTTTACAATGAAGTGTTACTGAAGATTGCACCCCTTggaatcaaaaagaaagccgACCAGAGTCTGCAGAAATGCTCTGAATTAGAGTTTGAAACCGTTTGTGACCGCTTTGAAAAGACAATTGAAAGCCGACAACCATTTTTGTCAATGGACCCCTCAAACATACTATCATACGAAGAAATCTCTGGTTACATTATAGACCAATTCCAGTGCACTGTCAAGACAAGCAATCCTTATGTCGAGACTAGTGGAGGCAATTTGGAGTACCTTTCAACATCCACCTTGAAAGAACGGCTTTCAAAGGAAATCAATTTCAAACCATACACCACTATATTTGACAAAGATCAACAGCACACAAACCCAGTTCGTCCAATCACTAAATTGCTCGAGCATTTTGGTAAACCAATTTACGAGCATTGGAAGAATAGAAAGATTGCACGAAAAGGTAGAAGCATACAACCAACATTACGTTTCGAAGACCCAAATGCTAATGAAAAGGATAATGATAACGATCCATACATTTGCTTTCGAAGAAGAGAGTTTCGTCAAATTAGAAAGACGCGACGAGCGGATACTGTTGGCGCCGAGCGGATTCGTCTATTGCAGAAATCTTTACATCGTGCAAGAGACCTTATCATGGGCGTTTGTGAGCGAGAGCTTTTGAATCTCAACAATTTGCTGGCAGAGGCTGAGATTTTCAAGGTTCGTTGTCAAGCCAAGGGTGTCAAGAGAGAGCTTGGTATCAAAGGTGATGATTACTTGTATTTTCCACATAAAAAACGGAAACTTGTTAAAgcaaaggaagaagaagaagaaaaggagaaggagaaacggaaggaaaagaagaagcaagaaACCGAAGCTGCtgcagaaaagaaacaacagcaactgcagcaactgcaacagcaacaacaacaacaacaacagcagctgcagcagcaactgctgccacaacaactgcaacaacagcaactgccacaacaactgcagcagcagcaaccccaacaactgcaacagctgcaacaacaagaaggTGCTGCATCGAACCAGCCATATATCAAACTTCCTGCAGCAAAAGTTCCAGATATGGATCTTGTTACTGTGTCTGTGGtcttaaaagaaaagaacgaTACTATCAAACGCGCTGTATTTGAAAAGCTTCgcaaaaggaaagaacAGGATAAAGGTTTTATCAACCTCACTGATGATCCCTATGAACCCATTTTTGATATTTCAACCAACGACCATGCAGTGGATACAACTCGTATTCCATATTCATCGATTGCTGCCACAAACTTTTACCAATTCAATACCTCCAATTATTTGAGTGAATCACTCAAATCCTTCCTTAAAGATAGTAAACCTTTACCTGGTGTGCGCACATTCAAAGGTAACGAGGGCGAGCTTGTGCCCACAAAGGCATTCCCTCATATACTGTCTCTTTTGCATGAAAAATTGTCAAATAATCAATATACATCTACGAGCTACATTGCCAAGCTTTTGCGCAATATCGAGACCAATAATTATGACAATTACTCGCATGGCTTTATAAAAGAAAGTCTTGCTGAGGCgaaacaacaagaagaggAGAATGCTCGGTTATCTGAACCAATTTTCAGAATGCGGAAACGAGCTGGTCGTGCCAATAGAATGTTTATAGATAGACGCGGCCAGCCAAAAGCTCTTGATGTTGTGGATGAGTTTATGAATATTCCCGAAGAGGATGAGTCATTGAATGTTTATGAGAATCAAACAGATGCAATCAAACGGTTGAAGTCCAACTGGAGGTTTGATTCAGATATGCCCGAACTTCAAAAGGGCGAATACGATCCATTTAGTCTTGATCCATCAAGGCTCAACAATATTAGTGATGACACACAGGCTATACGTTTTGGTTCCATGCTTTTATCTAAATCATATGGTTTATTAAAAGAATCAGTTCAGCAGAAGCAGCAGTCATATGTTCAGCAACAACGTATGAGAGCTttacaacagcaacaacaacttgcCAATAGACAATCACAACAAGCTGCTATAGCTGCTGCCGCCAACAAGAATAGCAATAACCTGTCACAGCAGCGTTTGCTGCAAGCACTGCAGGCTCGCAAATCCCCACAGCCTTCTCTGGCATCTGCATCTACACAAAAGAAGCTCAGCTCCAATGCCAATCAAACAAAGATTTCTTCCAACTCTAACTTAGCGAATTCTAAGCAATCTTCAACGGCACAAACTTTGATAAATAAAGCAACATCACCCTCTGCACCTGCACCCTCTGCACCTACACCCGCATCTTCACAAACTGCAGCACCATCACCAGCTGCACGTGTACCCCCTGCACCAGCACGCATACATTGA
- the LSM6 gene encoding U4/U6-U5 snRNP complex subunit lsm6, with product MSEAESLDRIDPSKFLGGIIGSSVKVKLHNGVEYQGDLQTIDGYMNVALENGKEVIDNKVTKHYGDVFLRGNNVLYISEN from the exons ATGTCTGAAGCTGAATCACTAGATAGAATTGACCCTAGCAAATTTTTGGGTGGTATCATTGGATCTTCTGTGAAGGTGAAACTACATAACGGAGTTGAGTACCAAGGTGATTTACAGACCATTGATGGATACATGAATGTGGCATTAGAAAACGGAAAAGAGGTGATTGATAACAAAGTGACAAAGCATTACGGAGATGTATTTCTCCGAGGTAACAATG TTTTGTACATCAGTGAGAATTGA
- a CDS encoding uncharacterized protein (BUSCO:EOG092604ML), translating to MSFQWSPETFAEIYNAIKFQPDLDLSTIDLESINNDLLHVLITPLPSQESRSKLEKPVKFSNGDEVQLNQPFVETSVVLATELDLDEVCTAELLFNAQELSFKKGTLLTDSAKLSYYSRYEYILNILGYLINQKVLNLNVEQVFDNAIASFKKIYTLIGKLNDAIDKEKVTGDVNNLVFINAINFAKRQLFKCHELLGLILFGLSQSYFDKIGKLKNFQAVIDVAKSLDNNNILLVHFIPFVLNFYKMSTDNSTLMNELYSQITKTIPLEKSETYDLSQTKIKAFEILVDFVFFTEFIPWCKAQNSSKYTFQDSIIKYMEQLIGYGAMEILLNFCAETANNETQQAFELSHTYDFRSLLQRNFPQLEPTKFAYPGTPELLNAARQRPDMSTNILKLTDVSFLKLDPNLNDSLISPLFQTFFSSFISNAALILTSLRDSEEDFVLSFQDRHHTEEEEEEEEEEEQNQEGGDGTGAREKEGKGAAGKNNNYPERQFEETSDGNNSDNDRENGKHKSKKSSLSEFDQIAQRADLERFYLAFAYNFNNRPELCSEFWNDEEMSDVIIGFLSWGLSNNTSPLIVASFCALLASLTSGGSHMATRIWDILIHNSLSMKKNDFSRISIDSIHDSLAYYIDSLKTNFDEDLAEQVSVLQKKHEFMFTSKPPVDVDGSGQNHIIIELAEDSIVSIAGFTHLLSSIIKNLSDNSPRDREIRKVAFQRFMPIIGQFMTLDNLINGGKILQVNINAGTSSSPKYIDLPEIHVSNDSRVILLNLVFRLLGNFADNHNNDDAFMRYEIWRLLDRWMYHGLHLAPTPGQDKSNDVFGKEIDSRKYTRKRSLGMIEVFSHNLTHYSEILNFTDLVKRLLGQLGGESAFDKYTLAYPCDLGFGYRPNNQIGVWPYMQFILLEVFAKSNDLTNLNDRIALQSILLSTCIDSLSEVDWRFLSHTALKVIRDFKSFETIFDSLMPGIAINYDAFVKLHHSLAIICYFFDAKAYKALLRVIDIGVDAVNSSPEVGQLVGLALELFSKLLDIQKTYQSYLLPVLKSRSIVAQPVHRNSISTIGGTSTSLVLSSAQNQQLISSQTIFENIYLAKSLGSQGVNSFYEILLFHIHSIVHIALFVNCENSISKNALKILKGITESAQFSRAARSNTDPLINNDRLLTTFQNIDESEKLKFAFIDKFEEVEDSLDMKFDILELISSILDQSKNSVNVAHLLLGYEIKGYRLFWKNDSVHSTFLEVLLNTLSVSLTLISELDYNNGNRHLIDVGPAKLSSLILQILIKLCKSPVSASLTTSLIRNYDSLVNKLIISQPKLDLLTIWGSSGSEFNGDLSTDIENKFINSISSIDAFISFIKQRELALELLSIEYYSADSADKKKNYTSLLMDKNEFPSSSAKILDFLDVLNYIFKNFNITKYDSLNRKFDMNLILEEVDESDYRLNYSVLRNTFRILCQGSTLFTPEAKQSFSEELMVQGNKIHEFVTKYLVMTNTRDVQFNCLVSWCSLVKILIIEDQIQSSDLIIEIFNSILPKVLEYLESDVAFSEELVSLCVSLFEVYCKKFCSLKKGALEKATMLSKILPLLQTSINGISSSYSTPNFRAELYSVFNKFLLESFDSSSLSIKIVKQIKAAGSKLIPTICNDLSYSEGLARINAIFALEAMLRLGISTKTDSINESMTQTNFLSQMLRSIRRTDQVIHLASRGESHFSFNELFVDLTAFKATLYLLIKLAQTKSGALQILQNELFSTLRSLKLLQIDPDLGLNLFVSETREVKSMTIKVLLDTPLSLTDLVNTEKNKEGDENTISYFDLVIPIFELISTILVTMGPNYKPAIIETNLLMKENVRQLVIGVLKREYLLDSNQVSKEIYEKDNHEINLLKKLVHSFTVINSLAA from the coding sequence atgtcATTTCAATGGTCACCCGAGACGTTTGCAGAGATTTATAATGCCATCAAGTTTCAACCAGACCTCGACTTGTCTACAATAGATCTTGAGTCGATCAACAATGATCTTCTTCACGTACTCATTACGCCATTACCACTGCAAGAATCGAGATCAAAACTAGAGAAGCCAGTTAAGTTTAGCAATGGCGACGAAGTCCAGCTCAACCAGCCATTTGTTGAAACAAGTGTTGTATTGGCTACAGAATTGGATTTGGATGAAGTATGCACAGCAGAATTGTTGTTTAATGCACAAGAGTTGAGTTTTAAAAAAGGTACTTTGTTGACTGACTCAGCGAAATTGAGCTATTATCTGCGATACGAATACATTTTGAATATCTTGGGCTACTTGATCAACCAGAAAGTATTGAACTTGAATGTAGAGCAAGTGTTTGATAATGCCATTGCTAGTTTCAAGAAAATTTATACATTGATTGGAAAATTAAATGATGCaattgataaagaaaaagttacTGGGGACGTAAACAATTTGGTCTTTATAAATGCAATCAACTTTGCAAAAAGACAATTGTTCAAGTGTCACGAACTATTGGGCTTGATCTTGTTTGGTTTGAGTCAACTGTATTTCGACAAGATtgggaaattgaaaaacttcCAAGCAGTGATTGATGTAGCCAAAAGCTTGgacaataacaatataTTACTCGTCCATTTCATCCCATTTGTGTTGAATTTTTACAAAATGTCAACCGATAACAGCACGCTTATGAATGAGCTCTATAGCCAAATTACTAAAACAATACCGTTGGAAAAAAGCGAGACTTATGACTTgtcacaaacaaaaatcaaGGCCTTTGAGATACTTGTCGATTTTGTATTCTTTACAGAGTTCATTCCCTGGTGTAAAGCCCAAAATTCTTCAAAGTATACATTTCAAGATAGTATCATCAAATACATGGAACAATTAATTGGCTATGGTGCAATGGAGATACTACTCAATTTTTGTGCTGAAACAGCAAATAATGAGACACAACAAGCATTTGAACTTTCTCATACTTATGATTTCCGATCTTTATTACAAAGAAACTTTCCGCAATTAGAGCCAACAAAGTTTGCATATCCTGGCACCCCCGAGCTTTTAAATGCAGCACGACAAAGACCAGATATGAGTACCAACATTCTTAAGCTCACCGATGTTTCGTTTTTAAAACTTGATCCGAATTTGAATGACTCATTAATTTCGCCGCTTTTCCAAACTTTTTTTAGCTCTTTCATATCCAATGCAGCACTTATCTTAACTTCTCTTCGAGACAGTGAAGAAGACTTTGTCCTTTCATTTCAAGATCGACACCatacagaagaagaagaagaagaagaagaagaggaagaacaaaatcaagaaGGTGGAGATGGTACAGGAGcaagagaaaaggaaggGAAAGGAGCAGCTgggaaaaacaacaattatcCTGAAAGGCAATTTGAGGAAACGAGTGATGGCAACAATAGTGACAATGACCGAGAAAATGGTAAACATAAATCTAAAAAGTCATCACTACTGGAGTTTGACCAAATAGCACAACGAGCAGATTTGGAACGCTTCTATTTGGCGTTTGCATATAACTTTAACAATAGACCTGAGCTTTGCTCCGAGTTTTGGAATGATGAGGAAATGCTGGATGTGATTATAGGTTTTTTGTCGTGGGGATTATCCAATAATACGTCGCCCTTGATTGTTGCATCTTTCTGTGCTCTCCTAGCATCCTTGACATCCGGAGGTTCGCATATGGCAACAAGGATCTGGGATATCCTAATTCATAATAGTTTAAgcatgaaaaaaaatgattttTCAAGGATTTCGATTGACTCGATCCATGACTCGCTTGCTTATTATATTGACTCATTAAAGACAAATTTTGATGAGGACTTGGCAGAACAAGTGCtggtgttgcaaaaaaagcacGAGTTTATGTTTACTAGCAAACCCccagttgatgttgatggttCCGGGCAGAATCACATCATAATTGAGTTGGCCGAAGATTCCATTGTTTCTATTGCGGGTTTTACACACCTTTTGTCATCAATTATCAAAAATCTTTCCGATAATTCACCACGTGACAGGGAAATTCGCAAAGTTGCCTTCCAAAGGTTTATGCCTATAATTGGCCAATTTATGACATTGGATAATTTGATCAATGGGGGCAAAATCTTGCAAGTGAATATTAATGCTGGTACTTCAAGCAGTCCCAAATACATTGACTTGCCTGAAATTCATGTCAGCAATGATTCAAGAGTAATTCTACTCAACTTGGTTTTCCGCCTTTTGGGCAATTTTGCCGATAACcacaataatgatgatgcatTTATGCGTTATGAGATTTGGAGGCTACTTGACCGTTGGATGTATCACGGTCTTCATTTGGCGCCAACACCAGGCCAAGATAAATCGAATGACGTGTTTGGTAAGGAGATTGATAGTAGAAAGTATACAAGAAAGAGATCTTTGGGAATGATTGAAGTATTTTCACATAACTTGACACATTACAGTGAGATTTTAAACTTTACTGATCTCGTGAAAAGATTACTTGGACAATTGGGTGGAGAAAGTGCGTTTGACAAATATACACTAGCCTATCCATGTGATTTAGGGTTTGGATACAGACCAAATAACCAGATCGGTGTATGGCCCTATATGCAGTTTATTCTTTTGGAGGTGTTTGCCAAATCCAATGACTTGACAAATTTAAATGACAGAATTGCATTGCAAAGTATTCTACTCTCCACTTGCATTGATTCCTTATCTGAAGTTGATTGGAGGTTCTTGAGCCATACTGCTTTGAAAGTGATTAGAGATTTCAAGTCGTTTGAAACAATTTTTGACTCATTAATGCCGGGAATAGCGATAAACTACGATGCTTTTGTTAAATTGCATCATTCGTTAGCTATTATTTGTTACTTCTTTGATGCCAAAGCTTATAAGGCGTTGCTTAGAGTTATTGATATTGGGGTTGATGCGGTTAACTCATCTCCCGAGGTCGGTCAATTAGTGGGTTTAGCGCTTGagttgttttcaaaattattGGACATTCAAAAAACATATCAACTGTACTTACTTCCAGTGCTCAAAAGCAGAAGTATTGTAGCACAGCCCGTGCATAGAAACTCAATCCTGACGATTGGCGGTACTTCTACAAGCTTAGTATTGAGCCTGGCACAGAATCAACAATTAATATCACTGCAAACTATATTTGAGAATATATACCTTGCAAAAAGCTTAGGCTCTCAAGGAGTGAACTCCTTTTATGAAATTTTGTTATTTCACATACACTCGATTGTGCACattgctttgtttgttaATTGTGAAAACTCAATCTCCAAAAATGCTTTAAAGATCCTCAAGGGTATCACAGAATCTGCCCAATTTAGTCGTGCTGCTAGATCAAATACCGATCCATTGATTAACAATGATCGTTTACTCACTACATTTCAAAACATTGATGAATCTGAAAAGCTCAAGTTTGCATTTATTGATAAATTCgaagaagttgaagatAGCCTTGATATGAAATTTGATATACTTGAGCTCATCTCGTCGATATTGGACCAATCTAAAAATTCGGTTAATGTTGCTCATTTGCTCTTAGGATACGAAATTAAAGGATATAGACTTTTTTGGAAGAATGATTCTGTTCATAGCACATTTTTGGAAGTGTTACTCAATACATTGAGCGTCAGTTTGACTTTGATTTCAGAATTGGACTACAACAATGGGAATAGACACCTTATTGATGTTGGTCCAGCTAAACTTTCGTCTTtgattttgcaaattttgATCAAGTTATGCAAATCGCCAGTCTCAGCGTCTTTGACAACGTCATTGATTCGAAACTATGATAGTTTGGTAAACAAATTGATTATTTCCCAACCAAAGCTCGATCTCTTGACAATATGGGGTTCAAGTGGTTCTGAATTCAATGGCGATTTATCTACTGATATAGAGAACAAATTCATCAATTCAATACTGAGTATCGATGCCTTTATCTCGTTTATCAAACAACGTGAGCTTGCACTCGAGCTATTATCCATTGAGTATTATAGTGCGGATTCGGcagataaaaagaaaaactacACATCGCTTCTTATGGACAAGAATGAGTTTCCTTCATCCTCAGCCAAGATCCTTGATTTCTTGGATGTATTGAATTACATTTTCAAGAATTTCAACATTACAAAGTACGACAGCTTGAATAGAAAATTTGATATGAATCTTATCTTGGAAGAGGTTGATGAATCAGATTATCGTTTAAACTATTCAGTGTTGAGAAACACATTCAGGATCTTATGTCAAGGATCAACCCTTTTCACACCTGAGGCAAAGCAATCATTTTCTGAGGAGTTGATGGTACAGGGTAATAAAATACACGAGTTTGTGACCAAGTACTTAGTCATGACAAATACAAGAGATGTTCAGTTCAATTGTTTAGTATCTTGGTGTCTGTTGGTCAAGATTCTCATTATTGAAGACCAAATTCAATCCAGCGACTTGATTATTGAAATCTTCAATTCAATATTGCCCAAAGTTTTGGAATATTTGGAATCCGATGTTGCTTTTTCAGAAGAGTTGGTTTCATTGTGTGTGTCATTGTTTGAAGTTTACTGTAAAAAGTTTTGCTCATTGAAAAAGGGTGCACTTGAAAAAGCAACCATGTTGTCTAAGATATTACCATTACTCCAGACTAGTATAAATGGTATCTCGAGCTCATACTCCACTCCCAATTTTAGAGCTGAGTTGTACTCGGTGTTTAACAAGTTTTTGCTCGAATCATTTGATAGCTCCTCTCTTTCGATTAAAATTGTGAAACAGATCAAAGCTGCTGGCAGTAAGCTTATACCTACCATTTGTAATGATTTGTCATATTCGGAAGGATTAGCGAGGATTAATGCCATTTTTGCATTGGAAGCTATGCTTAGGTTGGGTATTAGTACAAAGACTGATTCCATAAACGAAAGCATGACGCAGACAAATTTCTTATCTCAGATGCTAAGATCTATTAGAAGAACAGATCAAGTGATCCACTTGGCCTCCAGAGGCGAGTCTCACTTTAGTTTCAatgaattgtttgttgatttgACTGCATTTAAAGCAACGCTTTACTTGTTGATCAAGCTTGCGCAAACCAAACTGGGTGCCTTGCAGATTCTTCAAAATGAATTGTTTTCAACTCTTAGAAGCTTGAAACTTTTACAGATTGATCCCGATTTGGGTTTGAACTTGTTTGTTAGCGAGACTAGAGAGGTGAAGAGTATGACCATAAAGGTTTTGTTGGATACTCCGTTGTCCTTGACTGACTTGGTCAATACagagaagaacaaagaaggTGATGAAAACACCATTTCGTATTTTGATTTGGTTATTCCTATATTTGAGTTGATATCCACAATCTTGGTGACCATGGGTCCAAACTATAAGCCTGCAATTATCGAAACAaacttgttgatgaaaGAGAATGTAAGGCAATTGGTTATAGGAGTATTGAAGCGAGAATATTTGCTTGATTCTAATCAGGTTAGTAAGGAGATCTACGAGAAGGATAACCACGAAATTAATctattgaagaaattggtCCATTCATTTACGGTTATCAATTCTTTGGCTGCTTGA
- the ATP17 gene encoding ATP synthase f chain, mitochondrial precursor (BUSCO:EOG09265FTN), protein MSFVIRRQLSTLIPPKIASAKNLASAPNAKRMQEVVSFYKKLPQGPAPAAKKSANPLLRYKAAYFDGDNASGKPLLHLAVAVLLFGYALEYQHLKAHH, encoded by the exons ATGTCATTTGTTATCAGAAGACAATTGTCTACATTGATCCCACCAAAGATTGCATCAGCAAAG AACCTTGCTTCAGCACCCAATGCAAAGAGAATGCAAGaggttgtttctttttacaaGAAGTTGCCTCAAGGCCCAGCTCCTGCTGCTAAAAAGTCAGCTAACCCATTGTTGAGATACAAAGCCGCTTACTTTGACGGTGATAACGCTTCAGGAAAACCATTGCTCCATTTGGCTGTTGCAGTGCTCCTTTTCGGTTACGCTTTGGAGTACCAACACTTGAAAGCTCACCACTAA
- the ALK2 gene encoding Protein kinase alk2, with product MSDLLPPIIQEYATKWYISLPAIVLVYLTFSFLFEIYLKRKLGAKGFTNTERDGYFGFYTPFLLLRLKKEGNLVDFGTERYQFLQNPDVPTFKLRMFGIPIVTTKDPENIKAILATQFSDFLLGLRHAQFMPLLGDGIFTLDGQGWKDSRQMLRPQFAREQISHVKLLEPHMQVFFKHVRKHKGMTFDIQELFFKLTVDSTTEFLFGNSVECLKDSSIGMRPNSADFEGKEQFADAFNYSQNYLSTRVVFQKFYWLLNGKKFKECNKIVHSFAQYYVNKALQLTPDDLQKQENYVFLYELAKNTRDPQVLQDQLLNIMVAGRDTTAGLLSFVFFELARNQDVLAKLKEEIYGKFGSGADARVDEITFESLKGCEYLKAVLNECLRLYPSVPNNFRTALRDTTLPRGGGKDGMSPILIRKGQNVIYSVYALHREEKFYGKDAAEFRPERWFEPETRKLGWAFVPFNGGPRICLGQQFALTEASYVTTRLIQEFEHLTMDPDTEYPFKKMSHLTMSVYGGVNVQMY from the coding sequence ATGTCAGATTTACTACCTCCTATAATTCAAGAGTACGCTACTAAGTGGTATATCCTGCTACCAGCAATAGTGCTTGTATACCTCACTTTTagtttcttgtttgaaatatacttgaaaagaaaattgggTGCAAAAGGCTTTACAAACACCGAGAGAGATGGCTACTTTGGCTTTTACACACCATTTCTCCTCCtcagattgaaaaaagagggaaatcttgttgattttggaaCAGAGAGATACCAGTTTCTCCAAAACCCAGATGTACCAACATTCAAACTCAGAATGTTTGGAATCCCCATTGTTACCACCAAGGACCCCGAAAACATAAAGGCAATCTTGGCTACTCAATTCTCTGATTTCCTTTTGGGCTTGAGACATGCACAATTTATGCCATTATTGGGAGATGGAATCTTCACCTTGGATGGCCAAGGATGGAAGGACTCAAGACAAATGTTGAGGCCACAATTTGCCAGAGAGCAAATCTCACACGTGAAATTATTGGAACCCCACATGCAAGTGTTTTTCAAGCACGTGCGTAAACACAAGGGAATGACATTTGACATTCAggaattgtttttcaaattgactGTTGACTCTACAACCGAGTTTTTGTTTGGCAATTCAGTCGAGTGTCTTAAAGACTCCTCAATTGGTATGCGTCCCAACTCTGCCGACTTTGAAGGTAAAGAACAATTTGCAGATGCATTCAACTATTCACAAAATTATTTGTCTACCAGAGTTgtgtttcaaaaattttattgGCTCTTGAATGGTAAGAAATTTAAAGAGTGTAACAAGATTGTCCATAGCTTTGCCCAATACTATGTTAACAAGGCATTGCAATTGACACCCGAtgatttgcaaaaacaagaaaactaCGTGTTCCTTTACGAGTTGGCTAAAAACACTAGAGACCCACAAGTGTTGCAAGACCAATTGCTCAACATTATGGTTGCTGGCAGAGACACTACTGCTGGTTTGCTCTCGTTTGTCTTTTTCGAATTGGCTAGAAACCAGGATGTCTTGGCCAAGTTGAAGGAGGAAATTTACGGCAAGTTTGGCTCTGGAGCCGATGCACGTGTTGATGAAATCACATTTGAATCTTTGAAAGGTTGCGAATACTTGAAAGCAGTGCTTAACGAATGTTTGCGTTTATACCCATCTGTGCCAAACAACTTCCGTACCGCTTTAAGAGATACTACATTGCCtcgtggtggtggtaaagATGGAATGTCACCCATCTTGATTAGAAAGGGACAAAATGTTATCTACTCTGTTTATGCATTACACCGCGAAGAAAAGTTTTACGGCAAAGACGCAGCAGAATTTAGACCAGAAAGATGGTTTGAACCCGAAACTAGAAAATTGGGCTGGGCTTTTGTACCATTCAATGGTGGTCCAAGAATTTGTTTGGGTCAACAATTTGCCTTGACTGAGGCAAGTTACGTAACTACAAGATTGATCCAAGAGTTTGAACATTTGACTATGGACCCAGACACTGAATACCCATTCAAGAAGATGTCTCATTTGACAATGTCTGTCTATGGTGGTGTCAATGTACAAATGTATTGA